In Acidimicrobiales bacterium, one genomic interval encodes:
- a CDS encoding adenylate/guanylate cyclase domain-containing protein, with amino-acid sequence MTCAQCGGEVPGGARFCPECGAPVGGGGDERRVVTVLFADIVGFTTLSESLDPERVKRLVDTWFEHLVADITAFGGRVDKIVGDGILALFGAPVAHEDDAERAVRAGLRMQETLAAMSSRAETGTGARPPTVQMRIGVNTGEVLVGALRAGGATTAMGDVVNTASRLQTAARPGEVLVGPSTHATTAHALAYERRGLLTARGREAPVEAWSARHALLPPGQRPARDETPLVGRDRELGLLDAAVVSALGHCRALLGVVVGDTGVGKTRLVREASEQLRGARDVLLLEGRCVPYGEANVWWPVAEALQALCEVDPAAELPAIRDAVWARVAAALGDDASDEDLDRVTAGLLVLMGHDSTRQGRDPTRSREAAVDAFVDFIEGHARRRPVVLCLSDVHWADDAVLTLVGTLLTRLARCPVVVLATARQAVRDHWSAPFSRHDTVVVNLDPLDGPAAEQLLAALHGGAVPPALRDDLLARSGGNPFFLEELLALVDTTAPDGPRPGLPDTLRGIVAARLDALDVDERAVLTDAAVIGRRGSVGALQEMATGLGRAGDVAATVRALAAKELLDLDRHHWEFRSEIAREVAYATLPKADRAMRHAGIAHWVEARVVAKAGLDVDGDRAEEVIAGAAALDDAIVNQIAHHWAAAAEVVVEMGDLGKVPADAADRAVRWLAASARRAQRRDLLPAAERAYDRALALAGSRLDARRTRLLLHRARVRSDRWDLIGARADAEAALAGARTAGDRSLEAAAVLRLGDIDQRSGDAEAAVARLRHAIDRFGSEGDEQGRGEALRLLGLTQMFTGDLDDAAASVVEAQLAFEAAEDPAGQGWAAQNLAWISMMMGELDRTELEVDRAVELFARVGEEVGTAWARGLLAFVRFAQGRPDEAEALATAILADAGDRGDRWATAMMRGLLGSLRLWDGRVAAALEETSAATQAFRDLGDPWGLAVSLSTHGRALAMAGDVEEGFAAVREAADMSRAERPGGVGLMATLALAVQAGEPDRVADVLDPAALPGASGALGVVEGDATRALLRLQLGEVPPAVDGGGRAFGHAAAALVHAARGEGDEAVAAADALDTCPEATFLDRALADAGAGLALVRAGRAAEGIARIDRGRRSVEATDDLIGRAVLHLARAVAAEAADAPSAVADRADAAADLARVGITAVGWERAFALAVGLRPRAGAPA; translated from the coding sequence ATGACGTGCGCCCAGTGCGGAGGAGAGGTCCCGGGCGGGGCCCGCTTCTGCCCCGAGTGCGGCGCCCCGGTCGGCGGGGGCGGCGACGAGCGGCGCGTCGTCACCGTGCTCTTCGCCGACATCGTGGGCTTCACCACCCTGTCCGAGAGCCTCGACCCCGAGCGGGTCAAGCGCCTGGTCGACACGTGGTTCGAGCACCTGGTGGCCGACATCACCGCCTTCGGGGGCCGGGTCGACAAGATCGTGGGCGACGGCATCCTGGCCCTCTTCGGCGCCCCGGTGGCCCACGAGGACGATGCCGAGCGGGCCGTCCGGGCCGGCCTGCGCATGCAGGAGACCCTGGCCGCCATGTCCAGCCGGGCCGAGACCGGCACCGGGGCCCGGCCGCCCACGGTCCAGATGCGCATCGGCGTGAACACCGGCGAGGTGCTGGTGGGCGCCCTCCGGGCCGGCGGGGCCACCACGGCCATGGGCGACGTGGTCAACACGGCCAGCCGCCTCCAGACCGCGGCCCGACCCGGCGAGGTGCTGGTCGGGCCGTCCACCCACGCCACCACGGCCCACGCCCTGGCCTACGAGCGCCGGGGGCTGCTCACCGCTCGGGGCCGGGAGGCCCCGGTCGAGGCCTGGTCGGCCCGCCACGCCCTGCTCCCGCCGGGCCAGCGCCCGGCCCGGGACGAGACCCCGCTGGTGGGACGGGACCGCGAGCTGGGCCTGCTCGACGCGGCCGTGGTCTCGGCCCTCGGCCACTGCCGGGCCCTGTTGGGGGTGGTGGTGGGCGACACCGGCGTGGGCAAGACCCGCCTGGTGCGGGAGGCCTCCGAGCAGCTCCGGGGCGCCCGTGACGTCCTCCTGCTGGAGGGCCGGTGCGTGCCCTACGGCGAGGCCAACGTGTGGTGGCCGGTGGCCGAGGCCCTCCAGGCCCTGTGCGAGGTCGACCCCGCGGCCGAGCTGCCCGCCATCCGCGACGCGGTGTGGGCCCGGGTGGCGGCCGCCTTGGGCGACGACGCCTCCGACGAGGACCTCGACCGGGTGACGGCCGGGCTCCTGGTCCTCATGGGCCACGACAGCACCCGGCAGGGGCGCGACCCCACCCGGTCCCGGGAGGCGGCGGTCGACGCCTTCGTGGACTTCATCGAGGGCCACGCCCGCCGCCGGCCCGTGGTGCTGTGCCTCTCCGACGTCCACTGGGCCGACGACGCCGTGCTCACCCTGGTCGGCACGCTGCTCACCCGGCTGGCCCGGTGCCCGGTGGTGGTGTTGGCCACGGCCCGGCAGGCGGTGCGCGACCACTGGTCGGCGCCCTTCAGCCGCCACGACACGGTGGTGGTCAACCTCGACCCCCTGGACGGGCCGGCCGCCGAGCAGCTCCTGGCCGCCCTGCACGGCGGGGCCGTGCCCCCCGCCCTGCGCGACGACCTGCTGGCCCGCAGCGGCGGCAACCCGTTCTTCCTGGAGGAGCTGCTGGCCCTGGTCGACACGACGGCGCCCGACGGGCCCCGGCCGGGCCTGCCCGACACCCTGCGGGGCATCGTGGCCGCCCGCCTCGACGCCCTCGACGTCGACGAGCGGGCGGTCCTCACCGACGCCGCCGTCATCGGGCGCCGGGGCTCGGTGGGTGCCCTCCAGGAGATGGCCACCGGGCTGGGCCGGGCCGGCGACGTGGCCGCCACGGTGCGGGCCCTGGCGGCCAAGGAGCTGCTCGACCTCGATCGCCACCACTGGGAGTTCCGCTCCGAGATCGCCCGCGAGGTCGCCTACGCCACCCTGCCCAAGGCCGACCGGGCCATGCGCCACGCCGGCATCGCCCACTGGGTGGAGGCCCGGGTGGTGGCCAAGGCCGGCCTCGACGTCGACGGCGACCGGGCCGAGGAGGTCATCGCCGGGGCCGCCGCCCTCGACGACGCCATCGTCAACCAGATAGCCCACCACTGGGCGGCGGCGGCCGAGGTGGTGGTCGAGATGGGGGACCTGGGCAAGGTGCCGGCCGACGCCGCCGACCGGGCCGTCCGGTGGCTGGCGGCCTCGGCCCGGCGGGCCCAGCGGCGCGACCTGCTGCCCGCCGCCGAGCGGGCCTACGACCGGGCCCTGGCCCTGGCCGGGTCCCGGCTGGACGCCCGCCGCACCCGGCTGCTGCTCCACCGGGCCCGGGTCCGCTCCGACCGGTGGGACCTGATCGGGGCCCGGGCCGACGCCGAGGCGGCCCTGGCCGGGGCCCGCACCGCCGGCGACCGCAGCCTGGAGGCCGCTGCCGTGCTGCGCCTGGGTGACATCGACCAGCGCTCGGGCGACGCCGAGGCCGCGGTGGCCCGCCTGCGCCACGCCATCGACCGGTTCGGCAGCGAGGGCGACGAGCAGGGCCGGGGCGAGGCCCTCCGCCTGCTGGGCCTGACCCAGATGTTCACCGGCGACCTGGACGACGCCGCCGCCTCGGTGGTCGAGGCCCAGCTGGCCTTCGAGGCCGCCGAGGACCCGGCCGGCCAGGGGTGGGCGGCCCAGAACCTGGCCTGGATCTCGATGATGATGGGCGAGCTGGACCGGACCGAGCTCGAGGTCGACCGGGCCGTCGAGCTGTTCGCCCGGGTCGGTGAGGAGGTGGGCACGGCCTGGGCCCGTGGCCTGCTGGCCTTCGTGCGCTTCGCCCAGGGGCGGCCGGACGAGGCCGAGGCGCTGGCCACGGCCATCCTGGCCGACGCCGGCGACCGGGGCGACCGCTGGGCCACGGCCATGATGCGGGGCCTGCTGGGGTCGCTGCGCCTGTGGGACGGCCGGGTGGCGGCGGCGCTGGAGGAGACCTCGGCCGCCACCCAGGCCTTCCGGGACCTCGGCGACCCCTGGGGCCTGGCCGTCAGCCTCTCCACCCACGGGCGGGCCCTGGCCATGGCCGGCGACGTCGAGGAGGGCTTCGCCGCCGTGCGGGAGGCGGCCGACATGAGCCGCGCCGAGCGCCCCGGGGGGGTCGGGTTGATGGCCACGTTGGCCCTGGCCGTGCAGGCCGGCGAGCCGGATCGGGTGGCCGACGTGCTCGACCCCGCCGCCCTGCCCGGCGCCTCCGGCGCCCTCGGCGTGGTGGAGGGCGACGCCACCCGGGCCCTGCTCCGGCTCCAGCTCGGGGAGGTGCCGCCGGCCGTCGACGGCGGTGGGCGGGCCTTCGGCCACGCGGCGGCGGCCCTGGTCCACGCGGCCCGGGGCGAGGGGGACGAGGCGGTGGCTGCGGCCGACGCGCTGGACACCTGCCCGGAGGCGACGTTCCTGGACCGGGCGCTGGCCGACGCCGGGGCCGGCCTGGCCCTGGTGCGGGCCGGCCGGGCCGCCGAGGGCATCGCCCGCATCGACCGGGGCCGCCGTTCGGTGGAGGCCACCGACGACCTGATCGGGCGGGCGGTGCTGCACCTGGCCCGGGCCGTGGCCGCCGAGGCGGCCGACGCCCCCTCGGCGGTGGCCGACCGGGCCGACGCCGCCGCCGACCTGGCCCGGGTGGGCATCACCGCGGTGGGCTGGGAGCGGGCCTTCGCCCTGGCCGTGGGGCTGCGCCCACGCGCCGGTGCCCCCGCCTGA
- a CDS encoding FtsX-like permease family protein: protein MLKVALKNLLGHKFRTLFTAVAVALGVGFMSGTFVLTDTVAASFDTIFTEANAGIDAVVRGQAAYEAAAVDGGDQRPDIDPAVADLVRQVDGVAAAEPVVASIGSVLDDEGDPLNSTGAPSFGSNWTGNAAIDVFEVEEGRAPEGATEAVVDTLTAEAGDLAVGDPFRVQTLKGVVELDLVGIIRFGESGNLGGASFVMMATPAAIETFTLDGRIQNVSAVAEDGVSEPELVRRITAELPDGLEAITAAESTEEAEEGIGSFVATFQVVLNSFAAIALLAGAFLIYNTFGIVIGQRVRELALLRALGSARRQVLTSVVVESAVVGLIASIMGLVGGIALAVALQSALATTGLGEAGAVPVIAPRTIVASLLVGTTISVLCALVPGWRASRVPPVAALREASVDDVRRSPIRLAIGLAVAAAGVAFLVVGGVGTGTDAVAQAALGTVVIFTAVVVLGPYIVPPLTGLLGLPLRLFGVAGTLGRDNARRNPKRSAGTASALMLSVTLITFIAVFALSFGRSINAATDEYFKGDLEVVTSAFGFPSLSPDLVDDLAGQDEVAAVTGVQRGIVEIDGDTRPVYGVRFSDVLDVFDLGEVRGDLASLAPEQIAIDDRTAEEEGWAIGTEVPVTYPDGQPTTVTVGAIYGSGGIVAQNSDGRFLVSDQVFRDRFPGVGQLVSRIDVTAAQGVGVEELRQVVEARTESFAGAQVRDRREIKAANNRQLTFTLGIFFALLGLALVIGALGVTITLALSVFERTREIGLLRAVGATRRQMAGAITGESIILTMLGTVLGLAIGIAGGIAVVRTQRAELDTLRISVSPPFVIGVLVLALLIGMGASLIPAWRAARMDVLKAVTVE, encoded by the coding sequence ATGCTCAAGGTCGCCCTCAAGAACCTCCTGGGCCACAAGTTCCGCACGCTGTTCACGGCCGTGGCCGTGGCCCTGGGCGTGGGCTTCATGTCCGGCACCTTCGTCCTCACCGACACCGTGGCCGCCTCCTTCGACACCATCTTCACCGAGGCCAACGCCGGCATCGACGCCGTGGTGCGGGGCCAGGCGGCCTACGAGGCCGCGGCCGTCGACGGCGGCGACCAGCGCCCCGACATCGACCCGGCGGTGGCCGACCTGGTCCGCCAGGTGGACGGCGTGGCCGCGGCCGAGCCGGTGGTGGCCAGCATCGGCTCGGTCCTCGACGACGAGGGTGACCCCCTCAACTCCACCGGGGCCCCGTCGTTCGGCTCCAACTGGACCGGCAACGCGGCCATCGACGTGTTCGAGGTCGAGGAGGGGCGGGCCCCCGAGGGGGCCACCGAGGCCGTCGTCGACACGCTCACGGCCGAGGCCGGCGACCTCGCCGTCGGCGACCCCTTCCGGGTGCAGACCCTGAAGGGCGTGGTCGAGCTGGACCTGGTGGGCATCATCCGCTTCGGCGAGTCCGGCAACCTGGGCGGGGCCAGCTTCGTGATGATGGCCACGCCGGCGGCCATCGAGACCTTCACCCTCGACGGCCGCATCCAGAACGTGTCCGCCGTGGCCGAGGACGGCGTGTCCGAGCCGGAGCTGGTGCGCCGCATCACCGCCGAGCTGCCCGATGGCCTGGAGGCCATCACCGCGGCCGAGAGCACCGAGGAGGCCGAGGAGGGCATCGGCTCCTTCGTGGCCACCTTCCAGGTGGTGCTCAACTCCTTCGCCGCCATCGCCCTCCTGGCCGGCGCCTTCCTGATCTACAACACCTTCGGCATCGTCATCGGGCAGCGGGTGCGGGAGCTGGCCCTGCTCCGGGCCCTGGGCTCGGCCCGCCGCCAGGTGCTCACGTCGGTGGTGGTGGAGTCGGCCGTGGTCGGCCTCATCGCCTCGATCATGGGCCTGGTGGGGGGCATCGCCCTGGCCGTGGCCCTCCAGTCGGCCCTGGCCACCACCGGCCTGGGCGAGGCCGGGGCGGTGCCGGTCATCGCCCCCCGCACCATCGTCGCCTCGCTCCTGGTGGGCACGACCATCTCGGTGCTGTGCGCGCTGGTCCCCGGGTGGCGGGCCAGCCGGGTCCCCCCCGTGGCCGCCCTGCGCGAGGCCTCGGTGGATGACGTCCGCCGCTCCCCGATCCGGCTGGCCATCGGCCTGGCCGTGGCCGCTGCCGGGGTGGCCTTCCTGGTGGTGGGAGGGGTCGGGACCGGCACCGACGCCGTGGCCCAGGCCGCCCTGGGCACCGTCGTGATCTTCACCGCCGTGGTGGTCCTGGGGCCCTACATCGTGCCCCCCCTCACCGGCCTGCTGGGCCTGCCCCTGCGGCTGTTCGGGGTGGCGGGCACCCTGGGCCGCGACAACGCCCGGCGCAACCCCAAGCGCTCGGCCGGCACCGCCTCGGCCCTGATGCTCTCGGTCACGCTCATCACCTTCATCGCCGTGTTCGCCCTCTCCTTCGGCCGGTCCATCAACGCCGCCACCGACGAGTACTTCAAGGGCGACCTGGAGGTCGTCACCTCGGCCTTCGGCTTCCCCAGCCTCAGCCCCGACCTGGTCGACGACCTGGCCGGCCAGGACGAGGTGGCGGCGGTGACCGGTGTGCAGCGGGGCATCGTGGAGATCGACGGCGACACCCGCCCGGTCTACGGGGTGCGGTTCTCCGACGTGCTCGACGTCTTCGACCTGGGCGAGGTCCGGGGCGACCTGGCCTCGCTGGCGCCGGAGCAGATCGCCATCGACGACCGCACCGCCGAGGAGGAGGGCTGGGCCATCGGCACCGAGGTCCCGGTCACCTACCCCGACGGCCAACCGACGACGGTCACGGTGGGGGCGATCTACGGCTCGGGCGGCATCGTGGCCCAGAACAGCGACGGCCGCTTCCTGGTCTCCGACCAGGTCTTCCGCGACCGCTTCCCGGGTGTGGGCCAGCTGGTGTCCCGGATCGACGTCACCGCCGCCCAGGGCGTGGGCGTCGAGGAGCTGCGGCAGGTGGTGGAGGCCCGGACCGAGAGCTTCGCCGGGGCTCAGGTGCGGGACCGCCGGGAGATCAAGGCCGCCAACAACCGCCAGCTCACCTTCACCCTCGGCATCTTCTTCGCCCTGCTGGGGCTGGCCCTGGTGATCGGCGCCCTGGGCGTCACCATCACCCTGGCCCTGTCGGTGTTCGAGCGGACGCGGGAGATCGGCCTGCTCCGGGCCGTGGGCGCCACCCGCCGGCAGATGGCCGGGGCCATCACCGGCGAGTCCATCATCCTCACCATGCTGGGCACCGTGCTGGGCCTGGCCATCGGCATCGCCGGGGGCATCGCCGTGGTCCGCACCCAGCGGGCCGAGCTCGACACCCTGCGCATCTCGGTGTCGCCCCCCTTCGTGATCGGCGTCCTGGTGCTGGCCCTGCTCATCGGCATGGGCGCCTCGCTCATCCCGGCGTGGCGGGCGGCGCGGATGGACGTGCTGAAGGCCGTGACCGTCGAGTGA
- a CDS encoding permease-like cell division protein FtsX produces MSTPEDFEERLAARLEQAGEPVTGGGVTREGVAARHRERARARRLRQGAVVAVAASVLVVLGVALSAGDHDTTPIAAEGRPTTSGAGPTPGPSTCQEDVDVILFLDPAITEAEREALAASLEDEPNVVAFRYVSQEEAYQEARELFADQPATRDLLQEEDVPPSFRIARTEGEIPSFAGDYEDRPGVREVESLAPTTSAPPRPPSPSAAVPGSPVEPDAGAVESDIAIFPAGPLAVPCDGSTGPAVTVPPSTGTTMLPSSVPTTPPGPSPEVEGSTPPAGPGPTTTVAAPPTTTIP; encoded by the coding sequence ATGAGCACCCCTGAGGACTTCGAGGAGCGCCTGGCGGCCCGGCTGGAGCAGGCCGGCGAGCCGGTGACCGGCGGCGGCGTGACCCGGGAGGGCGTGGCCGCCCGCCACCGGGAGCGGGCCCGGGCCCGGCGCCTGCGCCAGGGGGCGGTGGTGGCGGTGGCGGCCAGCGTGCTGGTGGTGCTGGGCGTGGCCCTCTCGGCCGGCGACCACGACACGACCCCGATCGCCGCCGAAGGCCGGCCCACCACCAGCGGGGCGGGCCCCACGCCGGGCCCGTCGACCTGCCAGGAGGACGTGGACGTGATCCTCTTCCTCGATCCGGCGATCACCGAGGCCGAGCGCGAGGCCCTCGCCGCCTCCCTGGAGGACGAACCGAACGTCGTGGCGTTCCGGTACGTGAGCCAGGAGGAGGCCTACCAGGAAGCGCGGGAGCTGTTCGCCGACCAGCCGGCCACGCGGGACCTCCTGCAGGAGGAGGACGTGCCCCCGTCGTTCCGCATCGCCCGCACCGAGGGCGAGATCCCGTCGTTCGCCGGGGACTACGAGGACCGGCCCGGCGTGCGGGAGGTGGAGAGCCTGGCCCCGACCACGTCGGCGCCCCCGCGACCGCCGTCTCCGTCGGCCGCGGTGCCGGGCTCGCCGGTCGAACCCGACGCCGGGGCCGTCGAGAGCGACATCGCCATCTTCCCGGCGGGGCCGCTGGCCGTCCCGTGCGACGGGTCGACGGGCCCGGCCGTCACCGTCCCGCCGAGCACCGGGACGACGATGCTCCCGTCATCGGTCCCCACCACGCCTCCGGGGCCCAGCCCGGAGGTCGAGGGGTCCACCCCCCCGGCGGGCCCCGGCCCGACGACGACCGTGGCCGCCCCACCGACGACGACGATCCCGTAG
- a CDS encoding NAD(P)/FAD-dependent oxidoreductase, producing MNGRTKVVIVGAGFGGLAAARELEGAPVDVTLVDRNNFHTFQPLLYQVATSGLSPSDVAYPVRGIFTRQRNLAFRRDTVVAVDWEARRVRLGGGGHLPFDRLIVAAGATVNDFGVPGVAQHGFPLYVLPDAVRLRNHILGRFEAADAEPALVDDGGLTFVVVGGGPTGVEVAGALAELIDKVLHRDFRGSRVDVARAAVILVEMTDELLPPFSPSSQRHARTTLARKGVHVRTGTSVAEVGPTRVVLAGGEEIRAHTLVWAAGVRASPLAAALGVPTTGGGRVAVGPDLRLAGHPEAFVVGDMAAIDDGAGLLPGVAQVAMQSGRHAARLVGREVVGEGDPHEAFRYRDKGTMATIGRRSAVAELPPGIRLRGTVAWVAWLGLHLVYLMGFRNRVSVFVNWAWNYLTWDRGARLILGSGEGDAERG from the coding sequence GTGAACGGACGCACAAAGGTGGTGATCGTCGGGGCCGGGTTCGGGGGGCTGGCTGCGGCCCGGGAGCTGGAGGGGGCGCCGGTCGACGTCACGTTGGTCGACCGCAACAACTTCCACACCTTCCAGCCGTTGCTGTACCAGGTGGCCACCTCGGGCCTCAGCCCGTCGGACGTGGCCTATCCGGTGCGGGGGATCTTCACCCGGCAGCGCAACCTGGCCTTCCGCCGCGACACCGTCGTCGCCGTCGACTGGGAGGCCCGGCGGGTCCGGCTGGGCGGGGGTGGGCACCTGCCCTTCGACCGGCTGATCGTGGCCGCCGGGGCCACGGTCAACGACTTCGGGGTCCCCGGCGTGGCCCAGCACGGGTTCCCCCTCTACGTGCTGCCCGACGCCGTCCGCCTCCGCAACCACATCCTGGGCCGCTTCGAGGCCGCCGATGCCGAGCCGGCCCTGGTCGACGACGGGGGCCTCACCTTCGTGGTCGTGGGGGGCGGCCCAACCGGCGTGGAGGTGGCCGGGGCCCTGGCCGAGCTCATCGACAAGGTCCTGCACCGCGACTTCCGGGGCAGCCGGGTGGACGTGGCCCGGGCCGCCGTGATCCTGGTGGAGATGACCGACGAGCTGCTGCCGCCGTTCTCGCCCTCCTCGCAGCGCCACGCCCGCACCACCCTGGCCCGCAAGGGCGTGCACGTCCGCACCGGCACCTCGGTGGCCGAGGTCGGCCCCACTCGGGTGGTCCTGGCCGGCGGGGAGGAGATCCGGGCCCACACCCTGGTGTGGGCGGCCGGGGTGCGGGCCAGCCCGTTGGCCGCCGCCCTGGGCGTGCCCACCACCGGGGGCGGGCGGGTGGCGGTCGGCCCCGACCTGCGCCTGGCCGGCCACCCCGAGGCCTTCGTGGTGGGCGACATGGCCGCCATCGACGACGGCGCTGGCCTGCTGCCCGGTGTGGCCCAGGTGGCCATGCAGTCCGGGCGCCACGCCGCCCGGCTCGTCGGCCGGGAGGTGGTGGGGGAGGGCGACCCGCACGAGGCCTTCCGGTACCGGGACAAAGGCACCATGGCCACCATCGGCCGCCGCTCGGCCGTGGCCGAGCTGCCCCCGGGGATCCGCCTGCGGGGCACGGTGGCCTGGGTGGCCTGGCTGGGCCTCCACCTCGTGTACCTGATGGGCTTCCGCAACCGGGTCTCGGTGTTCGTGAACTGGGCCTGGAACTACCTCACCTGGGACCGGGGGGCGCGCCTCATCCTGGGCTCCGGCGAGGGTGACGCCGAGCGGGGCTGA
- a CDS encoding ABC transporter ATP-binding protein: MARAEQATKYYGRGETAVLALAEVDVAIERGRFTAIMGPSGSGKSTLMHCLAGLDNLTSGRIVLGDTDLSTLDDKALTLLRREQVGFIFQAFNLIPTLTAEENITLPALLGGREPDREWLDRVVATVDLGDRLKHRPSELSGGQQQRVAVARALAQRPQIIFADEPTGNLDSRASTEILGFMQAAVRDTGQTIVMVTHEPSAAAYADRVLFLNDGRIVDEMQDPTEERVLDRLKSLGG, from the coding sequence GTGGCCCGTGCCGAGCAGGCCACCAAGTACTACGGGCGGGGCGAGACCGCCGTCCTGGCCCTGGCCGAGGTGGACGTGGCCATCGAGCGGGGCCGCTTCACCGCCATCATGGGCCCGTCGGGCTCGGGCAAGTCCACGCTGATGCACTGCCTGGCCGGGCTGGACAACCTGACCTCGGGCCGCATCGTCCTGGGCGACACCGACCTCTCGACCCTCGACGACAAGGCCCTCACCCTGCTCCGCCGCGAGCAGGTCGGCTTCATCTTCCAGGCCTTCAACCTGATCCCCACCCTCACCGCCGAGGAGAACATCACCCTCCCGGCCCTGCTGGGCGGGCGCGAGCCGGACCGGGAGTGGCTCGACCGGGTGGTGGCCACGGTGGACCTGGGCGACCGCCTGAAGCACCGGCCCAGCGAGCTGTCGGGCGGCCAGCAGCAGCGGGTGGCGGTGGCCCGGGCCCTGGCCCAACGGCCGCAGATCATCTTCGCCGACGAGCCCACCGGCAACCTCGACTCCCGGGCCAGCACCGAGATCCTGGGCTTCATGCAGGCCGCGGTGCGCGACACCGGCCAGACCATCGTGATGGTGACCCACGAGCCCTCGGCCGCGGCCTACGCCGACCGGGTGCTGTTCCTCAACGACGGCCGCATCGTCGACGAGATGCAGGACCCGACCGAGGAGCGCGTCCTCGACCGCCTCAAGTCGCTCGGGGGCTGA
- a CDS encoding PPOX class F420-dependent oxidoreductase, producing the protein MGLDPTALGHDVTAFLAERHLATLTTLRPDGSPHVVAVGFTWDPGAGLVRIITFAPSRKARNLRAAPGSRASVCQVDGGRWLTLEGPATVTDDPARVAEAVRRYAERYRPPGPRDDRVAIEVRVDRVLGRA; encoded by the coding sequence ATGGGCCTCGACCCCACCGCCCTGGGCCACGACGTCACCGCCTTCCTGGCCGAGCGGCACCTGGCCACCCTCACCACCCTGCGCCCGGACGGCTCGCCCCACGTGGTGGCCGTCGGCTTCACCTGGGACCCCGGGGCCGGCCTGGTCCGGATCATCACCTTCGCCCCCAGCCGCAAGGCCCGGAACCTGCGGGCCGCGCCGGGCAGCCGGGCCTCGGTGTGCCAGGTCGACGGCGGGCGCTGGCTCACCCTCGAGGGCCCGGCCACCGTCACCGACGACCCGGCCCGGGTGGCCGAGGCCGTGCGCCGCTACGCCGAGCGCTACCGCCCGCCCGGGCCCCGCGACGACCGGGTGGCCATCGAGGTGCGGGTGGACCGCGTCCTCGGCCGCGCCTGA
- a CDS encoding peroxiredoxin has protein sequence MAVRLGDDAPNFTAETTEGTLDFYEWKGDSWAVLFSHPKDFTPVCTTELGRVAALKPEFDKRDTKVIGLSVDPLDSHGDWSQDIKDVSGHELNFPLIADSDRKVSDLYDMIHPNANDTLTVRSVFVVGPDNKVKLTLTYPASTGRNFDELLRVIDSLQLTANHKVATPADWTDGEDVIIVPALSDEEAKERFPDGWDAKKPYLRLTKQPG, from the coding sequence ATGGCCGTACGCCTGGGCGATGACGCCCCGAACTTCACCGCCGAGACCACCGAGGGGACGCTCGACTTCTACGAGTGGAAGGGTGACAGCTGGGCCGTCCTCTTCTCCCACCCCAAGGACTTCACGCCGGTGTGCACCACCGAGCTGGGGCGGGTGGCCGCCCTGAAGCCCGAGTTCGACAAGCGCGACACCAAGGTCATCGGGCTCTCGGTCGATCCCCTGGACAGCCACGGCGACTGGAGCCAGGACATCAAGGACGTGTCGGGCCACGAGCTGAACTTCCCGCTCATCGCCGACTCCGACCGCAAGGTCAGCGACCTCTACGACATGATCCACCCCAACGCCAACGACACCCTGACGGTGCGCTCGGTGTTCGTGGTCGGCCCCGACAACAAGGTGAAGCTGACCCTCACCTACCCGGCGTCCACCGGGCGCAACTTCGACGAGCTGCTCCGGGTCATCGACTCGCTCCAGCTCACGGCCAACCACAAGGTGGCCACGCCGGCCGACTGGACCGACGGCGAGGACGTCATCATCGTGCCCGCCCTGTCCGACGAGGAGGCCAAGGAGCGCTTCCCCGACGGCTGGGACGCCAAGAAGCCCTACCTGCGGCTGACCAAGCAGCCCGGCTGA